In Zingiber officinale cultivar Zhangliang chromosome 6A, Zo_v1.1, whole genome shotgun sequence, a single genomic region encodes these proteins:
- the LOC121994190 gene encoding protein MOTHER of FT and TFL1 homolog 1-like, with the protein MAGYVDPLVVGRVIGDVVDLFVPAVNMTIRFGSKHVNNGCDVKPSLAVDPPSVQIAGRPYDLFTLVMTDPDAPSPSDPTMREWLHWLVMNIPGGTDLSRGEEVVGYTGPRPPVGIHRYVLVLFRQKGRLQEVAAPAARGNFCTRAFAAQYDLGLPVATVYFNAQKEPANRRR; encoded by the exons ATGGCCGGCTACGTGGACCCCCTCGTGGTGGGTAGAGTCATCGGCGACGTGGTGGACCTCTTCGTCCCCGCCGTGAACATGACGATCCGGTTCGGGTCCAAGCACGTCAACAACGGCTGCGACGTCAAGCCTTCCCTCGCCGTCGATCCGCCCTCTGTCCAGATCGCCGGCCGCCCTTACGACCTCTTCACTTTG GTGATGACTGACCCCGACGCCCCCAGCCCAAGCGACCCCACGATGAGGGAATGGCTTCATTG GCTGGTGATGAACATCCCCGGTGGAACTGATCTTTCTCGAG GGGAGGAGGTGGTGGGGTACACGGGGCCCCGCCCGCCGGTGGGGATCCACAGGTACGTGCTGGTGCTGTTCCGGCAGAAGGGCAGGCTGCAGGAAGTGGCGGCGCCGGCGGCGAGGGGCAACTTCTGCACGCGGGCATTCGCGGCGCAGTACGACCTCGGCCTCCCGGTCGCCACAGTCTACTTCAACGCCCAGAAGGAGCCGGCCAACCGGCGCCGCTGA